Proteins found in one Candidatus Palauibacter scopulicola genomic segment:
- a CDS encoding 2Fe-2S iron-sulfur cluster-binding protein codes for METFPVRVTVNGEAHEAEVEPRMLLVHLIRDELRLTGTHIGCDTTHCGACTVLLDGKPTKSCTVLAVQADGTEIGTVEGLAGADGMHALQEGFWEKHGLQCGFCTPGMLMTGAALLEANPNPSEAEIREAISGNLCRCTGYVNIVKAVQYAAEKMGAAAAETANAATDGEDS; via the coding sequence ATGGAGACATTCCCGGTCCGCGTCACCGTGAACGGCGAGGCGCACGAGGCGGAGGTCGAGCCGCGCATGCTCCTCGTCCACCTGATCCGCGACGAGTTGCGGCTCACCGGCACCCACATCGGCTGCGACACGACCCACTGCGGCGCCTGCACCGTGCTGCTCGACGGCAAGCCGACCAAGTCGTGCACCGTCCTCGCCGTACAGGCGGACGGTACCGAGATCGGGACCGTCGAAGGACTCGCCGGCGCCGACGGCATGCACGCGCTGCAGGAGGGCTTCTGGGAGAAGCACGGCCTCCAGTGCGGCTTCTGCACCCCCGGCATGCTGATGACCGGCGCGGCCCTCCTCGAGGCGAACCCGAACCCGAGCGAAGCCGAGATCCGCGAGGCGATCTCCGGCAATCTCTGCCGCTGCACCGGCTACGTGAACATCGTGAAGGCGGTGCAGTACGCCGCCGAGAAGATGGGCGCCGCCGCCGCCGAAACCGCGAACGCCGCGACCGACGGGGAGGACAGCTGA
- a CDS encoding HigA family addiction module antitoxin, producing the protein MAMKDPPHPGRSIRENCLDPLGLNVTEAARVLGVARHTLSRVLNGHAAISPEMAIRLEKAGWSNAEFWLRRQSSYDLVQARKGEDRIHVERYQPQPTA; encoded by the coding sequence ATGGCGATGAAGGATCCCCCGCACCCCGGTCGCAGCATCCGGGAGAACTGCCTGGACCCACTCGGCCTGAACGTCACCGAAGCGGCCCGGGTGCTCGGGGTCGCCCGCCACACGCTTTCTCGCGTCCTGAACGGGCACGCGGCGATTTCTCCGGAGATGGCCATCCGGCTGGAGAAGGCGGGCTGGTCCAATGCCGAGTTCTGGCTGCGGCGGCAGAGCAGCTACGACCTCGTGCAGGCGCGCAAGGGCGAAGACCGGATCCACGTCGAGCGGTATCAACCTCAGCCAACGGCGTAA
- a CDS encoding xanthine dehydrogenase family protein subunit M — MIPAQFEYHAPAEVEDAVDLLVELDDAKVMSGGQSLLPMMKLRLASPAHIIDLRHIPGLDTIEERDGFLRIGALVTETQLEESAAVAERYPILLDTARVIADPLVRNRATVCGNIAHGDPANDHPATMLALRARVVATGPGGERTIDVDDFFHGLFMTALGEEEILTEIQVPVPPAGSGGAYVKLERKVGDYAVAGVAVQLTLDGEGKVTQAGVGLTNLGFAPIRATAAEETLLGADFVPAGGLRGAIERVRDAITKAPGTDEVIAAAAQAAADMTEPVEDRRGSVEYKRNMARVLTARAIRQALARAGAGG; from the coding sequence ATGATCCCCGCGCAGTTCGAATACCACGCGCCGGCCGAAGTGGAGGACGCGGTCGACCTCCTCGTCGAACTCGACGACGCGAAGGTGATGTCGGGTGGCCAGAGCCTGCTCCCGATGATGAAGCTTCGGCTCGCCTCCCCCGCGCACATCATCGACCTCAGGCACATTCCCGGGCTCGACACGATCGAGGAACGGGACGGCTTCCTCCGCATCGGCGCGCTCGTGACCGAGACCCAGCTCGAGGAGTCCGCCGCGGTGGCCGAGCGCTATCCGATCCTGCTCGACACCGCCCGCGTGATCGCGGACCCCCTCGTGCGCAACCGCGCCACGGTGTGCGGCAACATCGCCCACGGCGACCCCGCGAACGACCACCCGGCCACGATGCTCGCCCTGCGCGCCCGGGTCGTCGCCACCGGGCCCGGTGGCGAGCGCACCATCGACGTCGACGACTTCTTCCACGGCCTCTTCATGACGGCGCTCGGGGAGGAAGAGATCCTCACGGAGATCCAGGTCCCGGTCCCGCCCGCCGGCAGCGGCGGCGCCTACGTCAAGCTGGAGCGCAAGGTGGGCGACTACGCCGTGGCCGGCGTGGCCGTGCAGCTCACGCTGGACGGCGAGGGCAAGGTGACGCAGGCCGGCGTCGGGCTCACGAACCTCGGCTTCGCGCCGATCCGGGCGACCGCCGCCGAAGAGACGCTCCTGGGCGCGGACTTCGTACCGGCGGGCGGGCTGCGGGGCGCCATCGAGAGGGTCCGCGACGCGATCACGAAGGCGCCCGGCACGGACGAGGTCATCGCCGCCGCCGCCCAGGCCGCCGCCGACATGACCGAACCGGTGGAAGACCGGCGCGGCTCCGTCGAATACAAGAGGAACATGGCCCGCGTGCTCACCGCGAGGGCCATCCGCCAGGCGCTCGCGCGCGCCGGAGCCGGAGGGTAG
- a CDS encoding EamA family transporter gives MTNSKGGRPSRRARDLTVDLGLLATAIIWGINFSVVKIVLRELDPLAFNAVRFPFAALAVLFLLRATGRPVLPPRSEWPRVLGLAVVGHVIFQAAFIYGIDLTLTGNAALLLSTSPVWVLLIASALGRERFSLAILLGVIATLAGMAILITGGTQEVGGAGLGDLLVLGAALSWASFTVFGRRITKRRGALEVTGWTLWAALPVIVGMGIPDLMRVDWSSIPPGIWFASAYTGVFGIAIAYLLWSRGMKTIGQSRTAVYQNLVPVIALATAWMWLGETPTPQQLAGAAVILSGVAVARGLAGRRRRRAP, from the coding sequence TTGACGAACTCGAAGGGCGGCCGGCCCTCCCGGCGCGCGCGCGACCTCACGGTCGACCTAGGCCTCCTGGCGACGGCGATCATCTGGGGGATCAACTTCTCCGTCGTGAAGATCGTCCTGCGCGAACTCGATCCGCTCGCGTTCAACGCGGTGCGCTTCCCATTCGCGGCGCTGGCCGTCCTGTTCCTCCTCCGGGCCACCGGCCGGCCGGTCCTACCGCCGCGGAGCGAGTGGCCGCGGGTTCTGGGACTCGCGGTGGTGGGCCACGTGATCTTCCAGGCCGCCTTCATCTACGGCATCGACCTGACGCTGACCGGGAACGCGGCGCTGCTCCTCTCCACGAGTCCCGTGTGGGTGCTCCTCATCGCGTCCGCGCTCGGGCGGGAACGGTTCAGCCTTGCGATCCTCCTGGGCGTCATCGCGACGCTCGCCGGGATGGCGATCCTCATCACCGGCGGCACGCAGGAAGTCGGAGGCGCCGGTCTCGGCGATCTGCTCGTCCTCGGGGCCGCGCTCTCCTGGGCATCCTTCACCGTGTTCGGACGGCGCATCACGAAGCGGCGCGGGGCGCTGGAGGTGACGGGGTGGACGCTCTGGGCCGCCCTTCCCGTCATCGTCGGCATGGGAATCCCGGACCTCATGCGCGTCGACTGGAGTTCGATTCCGCCGGGGATCTGGTTCGCGTCGGCCTACACGGGCGTGTTCGGGATCGCCATCGCCTACCTGCTCTGGTCGCGCGGCATGAAGACGATCGGACAGAGCCGGACGGCGGTGTACCAGAACCTCGTCCCGGTGATCGCGCTCGCGACGGCGTGGATGTGGCTGGGAGAGACGCCCACGCCGCAGCAACTGGCGGGCGCCGCCGTCATTCTGTCGGGCGTCGCCGTGGCGCGCGGTCTCGCCGGACGCCGGCGACGTCGCGCGCCATGA
- a CDS encoding type II toxin-antitoxin system RelE/ParE family toxin, protein MTRSFRHRGLKRFYERGDPSRVGADLADRVAVALADLDVARKPSDLDLPGYRLHPLKGDLEGFWSISISRNWRIIFRFDDGDASHVDLADYH, encoded by the coding sequence ATGACTCGGAGCTTCCGCCATCGCGGGCTCAAGCGGTTCTACGAGCGTGGCGATCCGAGCCGCGTGGGGGCCGACCTGGCGGATCGGGTTGCGGTCGCCCTGGCGGACCTCGATGTAGCCCGTAAGCCCTCGGATCTCGACTTGCCCGGCTATCGACTCCATCCGCTGAAAGGGGATCTGGAGGGGTTCTGGAGCATCTCGATTTCCCGCAACTGGCGAATCATCTTTCGCTTCGACGATGGCGATGCCAGTCACGTCGACCTGGCCGACTACCACTGA
- a CDS encoding XdhC family protein yields the protein MNRSLLDLAARLTSERQPYALATVVRSERPTSGKPGNMALISADGVMHGWIGGSCTRSEVVRHALETLDQGEPRLLAFGSSPGRPDDLVPVPMSCSSGGKVEVHVNPVLPAPVLVVAGRSPVALALVRLGGAMGYTTVAEASEEASEDEAVAAAADEVVEDLAETAARYAERPRGWRLYGVVATMGQRDERSLAELAAAAPDYLGVIASPTRMEEVRRVLAAHGLHADAIARVRGPAGLDIGAESPEEIAVSILAEVVQLEAQRTGAEAVEPSDAVGSGDVAAEEAATGEGPEDQATDPVCGMTVPVAGSPSSVFEGEPVYFCCEGCRTRFDASPEAYLQKEATRG from the coding sequence GTGAATCGCAGCCTGCTCGATCTCGCCGCGCGGCTGACTTCCGAACGCCAGCCCTACGCGCTCGCCACGGTCGTGCGGAGCGAGCGCCCCACGAGCGGCAAGCCAGGCAACATGGCGCTGATCTCCGCGGACGGCGTCATGCACGGCTGGATCGGCGGCAGTTGCACCCGTTCGGAGGTGGTGCGCCACGCGCTGGAGACCCTGGATCAGGGGGAGCCCAGGCTCCTCGCCTTCGGGTCGAGTCCCGGACGCCCCGACGATCTCGTCCCCGTGCCCATGTCCTGCAGCAGCGGAGGGAAGGTGGAAGTGCACGTGAACCCGGTTCTTCCGGCTCCCGTCCTGGTCGTGGCGGGCCGTTCGCCCGTCGCCCTCGCGCTGGTGCGCCTCGGCGGCGCGATGGGATACACGACCGTGGCCGAGGCTTCCGAAGAGGCTTCCGAGGATGAGGCAGTGGCGGCAGCGGCCGACGAGGTCGTGGAGGACCTGGCGGAGACGGCGGCGCGCTACGCGGAACGGCCCCGCGGCTGGAGGCTGTACGGGGTCGTCGCCACCATGGGACAGCGAGATGAGCGCTCGCTCGCGGAGTTGGCGGCCGCCGCCCCGGACTACCTTGGCGTCATCGCCTCCCCCACCCGGATGGAGGAAGTGCGCCGCGTCCTGGCCGCGCACGGACTCCACGCCGACGCGATCGCCCGCGTGCGGGGCCCCGCCGGCCTCGATATCGGCGCCGAGAGCCCGGAGGAGATCGCCGTCAGCATCCTCGCCGAAGTCGTCCAGCTCGAGGCACAACGGACAGGGGCGGAGGCGGTCGAGCCCAGCGACGCGGTCGGCTCCGGCGACGTCGCCGCGGAGGAAGCGGCGACCGGAGAGGGACCCGAGGACCAGGCGACCGATCCCGTGTGCGGCATGACCGTCCCGGTGGCGGGTTCTCCGTCCTCGGTGTTCGAGGGGGAACCCGTCTACTTCTGCTGCGAGGGGTGCCGCACCCGATTCGACGCCTCGCCGGAGGCGTATCTCCAGAAAGAAGCGACGAGGGGGTGA
- a CDS encoding nucleotidyltransferase family protein has translation MSDERSVAGIVLAAGSSTRMGRNKLLLDVGGETLVRRTVRLAGEAGLDPVILVTGRFREEVEREVEDLACAPVFNPDHETGIQTSVACGVAAVPASRGAAVVMLPDMPFVTVRMVRTLVERHAETDAPLVVSRYGEVNAPPILYGRGLFGEISRMRAGCGREVVRRHHDRASLVDWPADRLRDLDRPDEYESVRRELAGAGSRSGDVP, from the coding sequence ATGTCCGACGAGCGCAGCGTAGCGGGGATCGTGTTGGCTGCCGGGTCTTCGACCCGCATGGGGCGCAACAAGCTCCTGCTGGACGTCGGCGGCGAGACCCTCGTGCGGCGGACCGTTCGCCTCGCGGGTGAGGCCGGCCTCGACCCCGTCATCCTCGTCACGGGACGCTTCCGCGAAGAAGTCGAACGGGAGGTCGAGGACCTCGCCTGCGCACCGGTGTTCAACCCCGACCACGAGACGGGCATCCAGACCTCCGTGGCGTGCGGGGTCGCCGCGGTGCCGGCGTCCCGCGGGGCCGCCGTCGTGATGCTCCCCGACATGCCCTTCGTGACCGTGCGCATGGTGCGTACGCTGGTGGAACGGCACGCGGAGACCGATGCGCCGCTCGTCGTGTCGCGCTACGGCGAGGTGAACGCGCCGCCGATCCTGTACGGCCGTGGCCTGTTCGGCGAGATCTCCCGGATGCGGGCGGGGTGCGGGCGGGAAGTCGTTCGACGGCACCACGACCGGGCGTCTCTGGTGGATTGGCCGGCTGACCGGCTGAGAGACCTCGACCGGCCGGACGAATACGAGTCCGTGCGGCGGGAACTCGCGGGGGCCGGCTCCCGCTCCGGGGACGTGCCGTGA
- a CDS encoding nucleoside deaminase, which translates to MSDEFMRRAIDLSERSVEAGGGPFGAVVVKDGEIVAEGMNRVTLDNDPTAHAEIQAIRRACDLLGTFDLGGCELYASCEPCPMCLGAIYWSRIRRVYYANTREDAARIRFSDEDIYDEFSLPPEERRIVSLVRVPSARAGDAFERWTRKRDRTPY; encoded by the coding sequence ATGAGTGACGAGTTCATGCGGCGGGCCATCGACCTGTCCGAACGCAGCGTGGAGGCGGGCGGCGGTCCGTTCGGCGCCGTCGTGGTGAAGGACGGCGAGATCGTGGCGGAGGGGATGAACCGCGTCACGCTGGACAACGACCCCACCGCCCACGCCGAAATCCAGGCGATTCGGAGGGCCTGCGACCTCCTGGGCACGTTCGATCTCGGTGGCTGCGAACTCTACGCGAGCTGCGAGCCGTGCCCGATGTGCCTGGGAGCGATCTACTGGAGCCGGATCCGCCGCGTCTACTACGCCAACACCCGCGAGGACGCTGCGCGCATCCGGTTCAGCGACGAAGACATCTACGACGAGTTCTCCCTGCCCCCCGAGGAGCGCCGGATCGTCTCGCTCGTGAGGGTGCCCTCGGCCAGGGCGGGGGACGCCTTCGAGCGCTGGACCCGCAAGCGGGATCGGACGCCGTACTAG
- a CDS encoding SRPBCC family protein, with amino-acid sequence MKIEEGFTIDAPAADVWAILSDPRQLSELLPGAEITERIDDTTWEGAMTVKVGPLVAAYTGTVSFELNEEDRSAVVRALGQGKAGMGTAEMTMNSRVAALPDGGSEVTMDSDVTVTGILAQLGRGMTQVVSRRMLQEFVKRLTSALENEAKEAEA; translated from the coding sequence ATGAAGATCGAGGAAGGGTTCACGATCGACGCGCCCGCCGCCGATGTGTGGGCGATCCTCTCCGACCCTCGGCAGCTCTCGGAACTCCTGCCCGGGGCGGAAATCACGGAGCGGATCGACGACACGACGTGGGAGGGCGCCATGACCGTCAAGGTGGGCCCCCTCGTGGCGGCCTATACCGGGACCGTATCCTTCGAGTTGAACGAAGAGGATCGGTCCGCGGTGGTCCGCGCCCTGGGCCAGGGCAAGGCCGGCATGGGCACCGCCGAGATGACGATGAACAGCCGGGTGGCGGCGCTTCCCGATGGCGGGTCCGAGGTGACGATGGACTCGGACGTCACCGTCACGGGGATCCTCGCGCAACTCGGCCGCGGCATGACGCAGGTCGTGTCCAGACGAATGTTGCAGGAGTTCGTCAAGCGACTGACGAGCGCCCTTGAGAACGAGGCGAAGGAGGCAGAGGCATGA